The Diadema setosum chromosome 1, eeDiaSeto1, whole genome shotgun sequence genome has a window encoding:
- the LOC140229734 gene encoding uncharacterized protein, with amino-acid sequence MFTFWCVEMDCDNLKAILHCKIRSARNTRILSLNGLQLQPFPCRDVTKLSNLQHLYLSDCKLSGRVPLAIGQLPQLLTLDVSMNSLTDIPGEICSLLVKLTTLDISFNKLVTLPRDIHGMKDLTELNASQNRLVSIVEELGELSSLKYLNFSDNLLRDVPGCVLCGASHRGLLLLNVAGNLLRTLPPEVGCLRALETLDVSNNCMQFLPRAARSLGQLKVFQHAGNDWLMCPPHIPGVPLDRQSSHGRCALEKLYSYIYPPL; translated from the coding sequence ATGTTCACGTTTTGGTGTGTGGAGATGGACTGTGATAACCTGAAGGCTATCCTGCACTGCAAGATAAGATCAGCACGGAACACTCGCATTCTCTCTCTCAATGGCCTCCAACTCCAGCCGTTTCCTTGCAGGGATGTCACCAAATTATCCAATCTCCAACACCTTTATCTCAGCGACTGTAAGTTGTCCGGGAGGGTTCCCCTGGCAATTGGCCAGTTGCCCCAACTCCTGACGCTGGACGTGTCGATGAACTCACTGACCGATATCCCTGGGGAGATTTGCTCCTTGCTGGTAAAGCTGACCACTCTCGATATCAGCTTCAACAAACTAGTGACGCTGCCACGCGACATACACGGTATGAAGGACCTGACTGAGCTGAATGCATCCCAAAACCGTCTGGTTTCAATAGTCGAGGAACTTGGGGAGCTGTCTTCACTGAAATATCTGAACTTTTCAGACAACCTGCTCCGTGACGTCCCGGGCTGTGTTCTATGTGGTGCTTCCCATCGAGGCTTGCTCCTCTTGAATGTCGCCGGCAACCTTCTCCGCACCCTGCCCCCAGAGGTCGGCTGCCTGCGTGCTCTGGAGACCCTTGATGTCAGCAACAACTGCATGCAATTCCTACCAAGAGCAGCAAGGTCACTGGGGCAGTTGAAGGTGTTCCAGCATGCTGGGAATGACTGGTTGATGTGCCCGCCTCACATCCCAGGGGTGCCTTTGGATCGTCAGTCAAGTCATGGGAGGTGCGCCCTGGAAAAGCTGTACTCCTACATCTACCCTCCTCTCTAG
- the LOC140229743 gene encoding palmitoyltransferase ZDHHC22-like gives MTTLSLAELRKSVLDSIPDQRQVMKLANTSGIAYYWIMSVLVFYTTLYVAIPEVWGSEEESYTRKVASWIFVYFFCSMMMNYVLCLITNTFYDARTLTMPKAEGGKNWGYCVPCQQYMPPRAHHCVVCSKCVLKRDSHCFFVGRCAGHRNHSYFVVFVFYCALTTLFSFLCYATYLNHVIGPFVSWQTPYYLYPIAVIRWLAGSFPLQPLFILTMFYTVLVIGIGCTMLAFHHFNLILRGQTSYEMSKRNAEYDAGAQVNLREVFGRYWWLSFILPVKFGQSGDGIHWGRVKDIKPY, from the coding sequence ATGACAACGTTGTCACTGGCCGAGCTCCGTAAGAGCGTTTTGGACTCCATTCCAGATCAGCGTCAAGTTATGAAGCTAGCCAATACCAGTGGCATTGCTTATTATTGGATTATGTCTGTTCTAGTGTTCTACACAACGCTGTACGTGGCCATCCCAGAGGTCTGGGGAAGTGAAGAAGAAAGCTATACGAGGAAAGTTGCATCATGGAtctttgtgtattttttctGCAGCATGATGATGAACTATGTCCTCTGCCTCATTACAAACACATTTTACGATGCAAGAACCCTGACAATGCCGAAAGCCGAGGGGGGAAAGAACTGGGGATACTGTGTTCCTTGCCAGCAGTACATGCCTCCACGAGCCCACCACTGCGTCGTCTGCTCAAAGTGTGTCCTGAAACGTGATTCGCACTGCTTCTTTGTGGGCCGATGCGCCGGGCACAGAAACCACAGTTACTTTGTTGTGTTTGTCTTCTACTGTGCCCTCACAACCCTCTTTTCATTCCTGTGCTATGCAACGTACCTTAATCATGTTATTGGGCCTTTTGTGTCATGGCAGACGCCATATTACCTCTACCCCATTGCGGTCATCAGGTGGCTTGCCGGATCCTTCCCTCTCCAACCGCTGTTCATCTTGACGATGTTCTACACGGTGCTTGTGATCGGGATTGGCTGCACCATGCTTGCCTTTCATCACTTTAATTTGATCTTGCGTGGACAGACCAGCTATGAAATGTCCAAGAGAAATGCGGAGTATGATGCTGGTGCGCAGGTCAACCTCCGTGAGGTATTTGGTCGTTACTGGTGGCTTTCATTTATTCTACCAGTCAAGTTTGGCCAGTCTGGTGATGGAATCCACTGGGGGCGAGTGAAAGACATCAAGCCATACTGA